In a genomic window of Callospermophilus lateralis isolate mCalLat2 chromosome 12, mCalLat2.hap1, whole genome shotgun sequence:
- the LOC143411472 gene encoding sperm motility kinase 2B-like, whose protein sequence is MFSPSSESSESSVAALQVPGSCSVAAFMEHYEFMKVIGRGGYGQVSLALHRLSGAQVAVKALALEVQNIPAFNEPQIMMSLEHPNVVQLFHVIGTESTVYMVMEHVGGGQLLEHIRRGMQVEEVRRVFRQIVCAVGYLHDQGIVHRDLKPENIMLDTRGTVKLIDFGAATWFRAGEKLRRIWGTLPYLAPEGVLRHEYEGPPVDVWSLGVILYFMLTRSLPFDSTSYEDLLMRITHARYDVPDSVPVRARRLIHSILTVQPPKRPTVKQISRHPWLKQGGERVPQQHSEALPKHPDPQIMALLVDNGLDPYQTWVSVAKRKFDARMANYLILQHQKSQRVECMYPGKPVPRRVRLSSCPAGLSRGPVLPRRSTSEPALQALPLPHKHQLPEEAKQPGQVGIRRASLPALPLDLQPAEAPPPDEASQSDSVSYLPNRWKRLLRLVETVRSSSAQDVAPEEPREPRKSWTRRILNCVQRLCCCMPRARNRVFPRVRRRSEPEPEPDQ, encoded by the coding sequence ATGTTTAGCCCGAGTAGTGAGAGTAGTGAGAGTAGTGTAGCAGCACTGCAGGTGCCAGGTTCCTGCAGTGTGGCAGCCTTCATGGAGCACTATGAGTTCATGAAGGTCATCGGGCGTGGTGGGTATGGCCAGGTGAGCCTAGCCCTCCATCGCCTCTCAGGGGCACAGGTGGCAGTGAAAGCCCTGGCACTGGAAGTGCAGAACATTCCGGCCTTCAACGAACCCCAGATAATGATGAGTCTGGAGCACCCCAACGTGGTCCAGCTGTTTCACGTGATTGGCACCGAGAGCACCGTCTACATGGTGATGGAGCACGTAGGTGGGGGACAACTGCTTGAGCACATCAGACGTGGCATGCAGGTGGAGGAGGTCCGGAGGGTTTTCAGGCAGATCGTGTGTGCCGTGGGCTACCTCCATGACCAGGGCATCGTGCACCGAGACCTGAAGCCAGAGAACATCATGCTGGATACCAGAGGCACCGTCAAGCTGATCGACTTTGGTGCCGCCACGTGGTTCAGGGCTGGGGAGAAGCTGAGGCGGATCTGGGGCACACTCCCATACCTTGCCCCTGAAGGTGTCTTGCGGCACGAGTATGAGGGACCCCCGGTGGACGTCTGGAGCCTGGGGGTCATCTTGTATTTCATGCTGACACGGAGCCTCCCATTTGACTCCACGTCCTATGAGGACCTGCTGATGCGGATCACTCACGCAAGGTACGATGTCCCTGACTCAGTGCCTGTCAGAGCCCGAAGGCTCATCCACAGCATACTGACTGTGCAGCCCCCGAAGCGGCCCACAGTCAAGCAAATCTCTCGGCACCCATGGCTGAAGCAGGGTGGGGAGCGTGTACCCCAACAGCATAGTGAGGCTCTTCCCAAACACCCAGACCCCCAAATAATGGCGCTCCTGGTTGACAATGGTCTCGATCCATACCAAACCTGGGTGTCTGTGGCCAAGAGAAAGTTTGATGCAAGGATGGCCAACTACTTGATTCTGCAGCACCAGAAAAGCCAGCGGGTAGAGTGCATGTACCCAGGGAAGCCTGTGCCTCGCAGGGTTAGGCTTTCCTCTTGTCCTGCGGGCCTTTCCCGTGGCCCTGTGCTCCCAAGGAGGAGCACGAGTGAGCCTGCCCTTCAAGCCTTGCCCTTGCCCCATAAGCACCAGCTGCCCGAGGAAGCCAAACAGCCAGGGCAGGTGGGCATCAGAAGGGCCAGCCTGCCTGCTCTTCCTCTGGACTTGCAGCCTGCTGAGGCCCCGCCTCCTGACGAAGCCTCCCAGTCTGACTCGGTGTCCTACTTGCCCAACCGCTGGAAGCGCCTGCTCAGGTTAGTAGAGACCGTCCGCAGCAGTTCGGCCCAAGATGTAGCCCCAGAGGAACCCCGAGAACCCAGGAAGAGCTGGACTAGGAGGATCCTTAACTGTGTCCAAAGACTG